The Candidatus Amarolinea dominans genome has a segment encoding these proteins:
- a CDS encoding nucleotidyltransferase domain-containing protein, giving the protein MVETTPQLAEIIQRYRRELEKMNIRCERIWLFGSQVDGTAHEGSDIDLIVVSPDLTFYDQRTRLERLGVAAGRILEPIQAQGLTPEEITSHRMSPFIEYVINELAIDVTN; this is encoded by the coding sequence ATGGTTGAAACTACACCCCAACTTGCAGAAATAATCCAACGTTATCGCCGTGAACTTGAGAAGATGAACATTCGTTGTGAACGTATTTGGCTCTTCGGCTCGCAAGTTGACGGCACCGCACACGAGGGCAGCGACATTGACTTGATTGTGGTTTCACCAGACTTGACGTTCTATGATCAGCGCACGAGACTGGAACGCTTGGGCGTTGCTGCAGGGCGCATTTTGGAGCCAATTCAAGCACAGGGCTTGACTCCTGAAGAAATCACGTCGCACCGCATGTCCCCGTTCATCGAATACGTGATCAACGAGCTTGCGATTGATGTGACCAATTGA
- a CDS encoding Uma2 family endonuclease, translated as MAVTLTGPVRTDHRRPAGLVRSGLAREGRDWPTDILEAYGRSVGPYTIDNAEMILDGEAVELYNGWLVWQEMTDFFERTVAGNIQAMLDLSARKAGFGAGLPDQMECLLSNGDVIKPDIALISWKRAATAQPTGPSQRLILHGCPELVVETRSPSNRRAQERRKRELYFNNRAEVVWDVDMRGKRIYVYRAQSPLQPEVYEVGDVIGVEPFLPGWQRRVADIFSAQASAEAVAGEVATAWIAEGRLEGHAEGIAEGRMATLRSLLPTLARYRFGAELAPAVLARLNACTEAQLLHLQTRIESAATLDEWIAAIPR; from the coding sequence ATGGCTGTGACGTTGACGGGACCGGTGCGAACCGATCATCGGAGGCCGGCCGGGCTGGTGCGGAGTGGGCTGGCGCGGGAAGGGCGCGATTGGCCGACCGACATCCTGGAGGCGTATGGTCGCAGTGTGGGGCCGTACACGATAGACAATGCCGAGATGATTCTGGATGGGGAGGCAGTCGAGCTGTACAACGGCTGGCTGGTATGGCAGGAGATGACCGACTTCTTCGAGCGCACAGTGGCGGGGAACATCCAGGCGATGTTGGATCTTTCGGCGCGCAAGGCGGGATTTGGCGCCGGCTTGCCGGATCAGATGGAATGTTTGTTGAGCAACGGCGATGTGATCAAGCCTGACATTGCGTTGATTTCGTGGAAACGGGCGGCGACGGCGCAGCCGACCGGGCCGAGTCAGCGCCTGATTCTGCACGGGTGTCCGGAGTTGGTGGTGGAGACGCGGTCGCCCTCGAACCGGCGGGCACAGGAGCGGCGCAAGCGCGAGTTGTACTTCAACAACCGGGCGGAGGTGGTGTGGGATGTGGACATGCGCGGGAAGCGCATCTACGTCTACCGGGCGCAGAGTCCGCTGCAGCCGGAGGTGTATGAAGTAGGCGATGTGATCGGGGTCGAGCCGTTCTTGCCGGGCTGGCAGCGCCGCGTGGCCGACATCTTTTCTGCGCAGGCGTCGGCCGAGGCCGTGGCCGGCGAAGTCGCCACTGCCTGGATCGCAGAGGGCAGGCTGGAAGGACATGCAGAAGGGATCGCAGAGGGCCGCATGGCGACTCTGCGCAGCCTGCTGCCCACCCTGGCCCGCTATCGCTTCGGGGCCGAACTGGCGCCTGCGGTGCTGGCGCGGCTGAATGCGTGTACTGAGGCGCAGTTGCTGCACTTGCAGACCAGGATCGAGAGCGCGGCCACGCTGGACGAGTGGATAGCGGCGATTCCACGATGA
- the mnmA gene encoding tRNA 2-thiouridine(34) synthase MnmA yields the protein MTVRHETTVVVAMSGGVDSSVAAALLVEQGYHVIGVMMRLWAELDRGEASSNKCCSLEAVTDARRVAAALDIPFYLLNVERPFKENVVDFFIQGYSDGLTPNPCLACNRTIRLGVLFDYAAALGADYLATGHYARIRQVNAAQGALAAWDGLEYPLYQLCRGVDAAKDQSYVLHMATQRELAHLLFPLGELTKPQVRELAAARGLTVASKRESQDLCFLADNDYRRFLTDWAPAAVQSGPIIGADGQVLGQHEGLAFYTIGQRKGLGIGAREPLFVLRLDAARNAVIVGPAAALGQTELTASQVAWGVGQPLAAPIQVQARIRYKAQAAPATVVPLSSDRVRVLFELPLRDITPGQGVVFYEGDACLGGGIIDRAV from the coding sequence ATGACCGTGAGGCATGAGACGACCGTTGTCGTCGCAATGAGCGGCGGCGTGGACAGTTCCGTGGCCGCGGCGCTGCTGGTGGAGCAGGGCTATCACGTCATCGGCGTGATGATGCGCCTGTGGGCCGAACTCGACCGCGGCGAGGCCTCGAGCAACAAGTGCTGTTCGCTGGAGGCCGTGACCGACGCCCGCCGCGTGGCCGCTGCGCTGGACATTCCATTCTACCTGCTCAATGTAGAGCGGCCGTTCAAAGAGAACGTGGTAGATTTTTTCATCCAGGGTTACAGCGACGGGCTGACGCCCAACCCCTGCCTGGCGTGCAATCGCACCATTCGCCTGGGGGTGTTGTTCGATTACGCAGCCGCGCTGGGCGCCGATTACCTGGCCACCGGGCATTATGCACGCATCCGTCAGGTGAACGCGGCGCAGGGCGCGCTGGCCGCCTGGGATGGCCTGGAGTATCCGCTCTATCAGCTTTGCCGGGGCGTGGATGCGGCCAAAGATCAGAGTTACGTGCTGCACATGGCGACGCAGCGGGAACTGGCGCATCTGCTGTTTCCGCTTGGCGAACTGACCAAGCCGCAGGTGCGCGAACTGGCGGCGGCCCGCGGCCTGACGGTGGCGAGCAAGCGTGAGAGTCAGGACCTCTGTTTTCTGGCCGACAATGACTATCGCCGCTTCCTGACCGACTGGGCGCCGGCCGCGGTGCAGTCCGGCCCGATCATCGGCGCGGACGGGCAGGTGCTGGGGCAGCATGAGGGCCTGGCCTTCTACACCATCGGTCAGCGCAAGGGCCTGGGGATTGGCGCCCGTGAGCCGCTCTTCGTCCTGCGCCTGGACGCGGCCCGCAACGCGGTGATTGTTGGCCCAGCCGCGGCGCTCGGCCAGACCGAACTGACCGCCAGTCAGGTGGCGTGGGGTGTGGGACAGCCGCTGGCCGCGCCAATCCAGGTGCAGGCCCGCATCCGTTACAAAGCGCAGGCGGCGCCGGCCACAGTCGTGCCGCTGAGTAGTGATCGGGTACGCGTGCTGTTCGAGTTGCCTTTGCGTGATATCACACCAGGCCAGGGGGTTGTTTTCTATGAGGGCGACGCCTGCCTGGGGGGAGGCATCATTGACCGGGCTGTTTGA
- a CDS encoding NAD(P)H-hydrate dehydratase encodes MKIVTTDEMRGLEKATDAAGWTYGDMMEAAGKAVAAAVERRLGHLSPGPVVILAGPGNNGGDGLVAGRWLRAWEWDVRVYAWKRPGARSDSNFHKLAGLGIPLVHAEADADRTHLRTWLGEAAIVVDALLGTGVSRPIEGDLAAILALTREAVSERSRQTGQAPAADEDADTAGALFNLTEPLAELDRLDDLQPGKVEVVAVDCVSGLDCTSGAVDAAALPADLTVTFGFPKHGHFLGRGPAVTGALLVADIGIPGDLAQAISLEMATPRAVAELLPARPITAHKGAFGKALIVAGSVYFTGAAGLAAQGATRAGAGLVTLGVARPLHAILAPVLLEVTWLPLAHDMGVLASDAARMLNEKLAGYTALLIGPGLSTEKETGAFLKAFFQTEEPKAQQRSAIGFAASAPERSASKENERPAGPRTDLPPLVVDADALNWLAQQEDWPELLPANSILTPHPGEMARLCKLEMDAVQADRWNLAVSRATAWNQIVVLKGAFTVIAAPDGRVRVLPFANPALATAGTGDVLAGAITALLAQGLAPFDAAVAGAYLHGLAGDLASQEIGFAGVVAEDIVSYLPAAWRRLSGR; translated from the coding sequence ATGAAGATCGTGACAACCGACGAGATGCGCGGGCTGGAGAAGGCGACCGACGCGGCAGGCTGGACCTACGGCGATATGATGGAGGCCGCGGGCAAGGCGGTGGCCGCGGCGGTAGAACGACGCCTGGGCCATCTGTCCCCCGGCCCGGTCGTGATCCTGGCCGGGCCGGGCAACAACGGCGGCGATGGCCTGGTGGCCGGCCGCTGGCTGCGCGCCTGGGAGTGGGACGTGCGCGTCTACGCCTGGAAGCGTCCGGGCGCCCGCAGCGACAGCAATTTCCACAAACTGGCCGGCCTGGGCATCCCGCTGGTGCATGCCGAGGCCGACGCCGACCGCACTCACCTGCGAACCTGGCTCGGTGAAGCCGCCATCGTGGTGGACGCTCTCCTGGGCACTGGCGTTTCCCGTCCCATCGAAGGCGACCTGGCCGCCATCCTGGCCCTGACCCGCGAGGCCGTCAGCGAGCGGTCGCGGCAGACCGGCCAAGCGCCGGCCGCAGATGAAGATGCCGACACGGCCGGCGCCTTGTTCAACCTGACGGAGCCGCTGGCCGAATTGGACCGCCTGGATGACCTGCAGCCGGGCAAGGTCGAAGTCGTGGCGGTTGACTGCGTCAGCGGGCTGGACTGCACGAGCGGCGCAGTGGACGCGGCCGCGCTGCCGGCCGATCTCACCGTCACTTTTGGCTTTCCCAAGCACGGTCACTTCCTGGGCCGCGGCCCCGCGGTCACCGGCGCGCTGCTGGTGGCGGACATTGGCATCCCCGGCGACCTGGCGCAGGCCATCAGCCTGGAAATGGCGACCCCGCGGGCAGTGGCCGAACTGCTGCCGGCCCGGCCGATCACCGCGCACAAGGGCGCCTTCGGCAAGGCGTTGATCGTGGCCGGCTCGGTCTACTTCACCGGCGCGGCCGGCCTGGCTGCACAAGGCGCCACACGCGCCGGCGCGGGCCTGGTGACGCTGGGCGTGGCGCGACCGCTGCATGCCATCCTGGCCCCGGTTCTGCTGGAAGTGACCTGGCTGCCGCTGGCGCACGACATGGGGGTATTGGCCAGCGACGCCGCGCGTATGCTCAACGAAAAACTGGCAGGCTACACGGCGCTGTTGATCGGCCCTGGCCTCAGCACCGAAAAGGAGACCGGCGCCTTCCTGAAAGCCTTCTTCCAAACCGAAGAACCGAAGGCCCAACAGCGCAGCGCCATCGGCTTTGCTGCGTCTGCGCCTGAGCGCAGCGCGAGCAAAGAAAACGAGCGGCCTGCCGGTCCTCGCACGGACCTGCCGCCGCTCGTGGTAGATGCGGATGCGCTCAACTGGCTGGCGCAGCAGGAGGACTGGCCGGAACTGCTGCCGGCCAACTCGATCCTAACGCCGCATCCGGGCGAAATGGCGCGGCTGTGCAAGCTGGAGATGGATGCCGTGCAGGCCGACCGCTGGAATCTGGCAGTTAGCCGGGCCACAGCCTGGAATCAGATCGTGGTGCTCAAAGGGGCCTTCACGGTCATCGCCGCGCCCGACGGTCGCGTGCGTGTGCTGCCCTTTGCCAACCCGGCCCTGGCCACCGCCGGCACCGGCGACGTGCTGGCCGGCGCGATCACCGCGCTCCTGGCGCAGGGCCTCGCGCCCTTCGACGCGGCCGTGGCCGGCGCCTATCTCCACGGCCTGGCCGGCGACCTGGCCAGCCAGGAAATCGGCTTCGCCGGCGTCGTGGCCGAAGACATCGTCTCCTACCTGCCCGCCGCCTGGCGCCGCCTCAGCGGCCGTTAA
- a CDS encoding YtxH domain-containing protein: MVWGMIIGAVVGFGLALYRAPQSGEATRHQLTELGADLKRRAQTTANDARQQAQAAARPAVKRAEQMASRAEDLVGDLSARGRAVLEEQMRSRSNGHG, encoded by the coding sequence ATGGTTTGGGGAATGATTATCGGCGCGGTGGTTGGTTTTGGGCTGGCGTTGTACCGGGCGCCGCAGTCGGGTGAAGCGACGCGGCATCAGTTGACGGAGTTGGGCGCTGATCTGAAGCGCCGGGCGCAGACGACCGCAAACGACGCGCGTCAGCAGGCGCAGGCGGCCGCGCGGCCGGCCGTGAAACGCGCTGAGCAGATGGCGTCACGTGCGGAGGATTTGGTCGGCGATTTGAGCGCCCGCGGCCGCGCAGTGCTGGAAGAGCAGATGCGCAGCCGCAGCAATGGGCATGGGTGA
- a CDS encoding tetratricopeptide repeat protein, whose translation MLKSPFTAAAPFMAAPSFFVGRDEEIPRLARAFEAGQSIVIWGVGGIGKTALTHHMIGRQAWRFGDPPAIAFHSCENGLGVDSFLDSAADQISFVPSGQGLPPAERRAAVLHSLAGRRALFVVDNFETAADRGSFLDFLSALPAGCLALITTREAVRCPGWLLLELKPLPGDAAVRLLARHLPNPQMLAEQTAGAQALLLQVAGHPLAIELAAALTRDWPNLGELAAALAERRTQLTDATLHGVPERLRSLEASLSLSFDHLPPAGQQALTSLSVWRTPFDDEAAATVAALPAAAWTAAGQILRTRSLLYQDGERYWFHPLVRDFGLARLADPAPVQRRAAEFLTQRWQSGAAVTPQEVLAAPRHWLAAGDWPTAARAAAFLTGWHALSLDKRGYWNEIAIALRIVSESPHVGEEETVVDLWSRLSTILRLAGDYTNALASAQRGLALARQVGARLGEANVLKAIGDVQQFRKDMEGALASYGEALALFRQVGDRLGEANVLKAIGDVQQFRDDREGALASYGEALALFRQVGARLGEANVLQAIGDVQQFRDDREGALASYGEALALFRQVGARLGEANVLKAIGDVQQFRKDMEGALASYGEALALFRQVGDRLGEANVLKAIGDVQQFRKDMEGALASYGEALALFRQVGDRLGEANVLKAIGDVQQFRDDREGALASYGEALALFRQVGDRLGEANVLQAIGDVQQFRDDREGALASYGEALALFRQVGDRLGEANVLAALGKLELTRGQPIQAQILLHEAVQIYEAIGSRYSIAAQTGNYGWTLRRIGQAEQARPYLRQAAELFEQMGLNDYAQRHRQAAESGDQMARLLQQWQPILETLAAAVQGDDGARREFLSRIEPLQKTADWRHLCEALQHILAGERDPGVLAGGLDDVDRAILAAALSRVAAKPG comes from the coding sequence GTGCTCAAATCACCGTTCACAGCAGCCGCACCGTTCATGGCGGCGCCGTCGTTCTTCGTCGGCCGGGATGAGGAGATTCCACGCCTCGCGCGGGCCTTCGAGGCCGGTCAGAGCATCGTCATCTGGGGCGTCGGCGGGATTGGCAAAACCGCGCTGACTCACCACATGATCGGTCGTCAGGCCTGGCGCTTCGGCGACCCGCCTGCGATTGCCTTCCACTCGTGCGAAAACGGCCTGGGCGTTGATTCCTTCCTCGACAGCGCGGCCGATCAGATTTCCTTCGTTCCCAGTGGACAGGGACTGCCGCCCGCGGAACGCCGCGCCGCGGTGTTGCACAGCCTGGCCGGGCGCCGCGCGCTGTTCGTGGTAGACAACTTCGAGACTGCGGCCGACCGCGGGAGTTTCCTCGATTTCCTCAGCGCGCTGCCGGCCGGCTGCCTGGCGTTGATTACGACACGCGAGGCGGTGCGCTGCCCGGGCTGGCTGCTGCTCGAACTCAAACCGCTGCCCGGGGATGCCGCAGTGCGCCTGCTGGCAAGGCATTTGCCCAACCCGCAGATGCTTGCCGAACAGACCGCCGGCGCGCAAGCCCTGCTGCTGCAGGTGGCCGGGCACCCCCTGGCCATCGAACTGGCCGCCGCGTTGACGCGTGACTGGCCCAACCTGGGCGAGCTGGCTGCGGCCCTGGCCGAGCGGCGCACCCAACTGACCGACGCCACCCTCCACGGCGTACCCGAACGACTGCGCAGCCTGGAAGCGTCCCTCTCCCTCTCCTTCGACCACCTGCCGCCGGCCGGCCAGCAGGCGTTGACCAGTCTCTCCGTCTGGCGCACGCCGTTCGATGATGAGGCCGCGGCGACGGTGGCCGCGCTGCCCGCGGCCGCCTGGACCGCCGCGGGCCAGATCTTACGCACGCGCAGCCTCCTCTACCAGGATGGGGAACGCTACTGGTTCCACCCGCTGGTGCGTGACTTTGGCCTGGCGCGGCTGGCAGACCCCGCGCCGGTGCAGCGCCGCGCGGCTGAGTTCCTGACGCAGCGTTGGCAAAGCGGCGCCGCGGTGACGCCGCAGGAGGTGCTGGCCGCGCCGCGGCACTGGCTGGCGGCCGGCGATTGGCCGACTGCGGCGAGGGCGGCGGCTTTCCTGACCGGGTGGCATGCCCTCAGCCTGGATAAGCGCGGCTATTGGAACGAGATCGCGATCGCCTTGCGCATAGTCAGTGAATCTCCGCATGTTGGTGAGGAAGAAACGGTTGTGGATTTGTGGAGTCGTCTTTCCACTATATTGCGGCTGGCGGGAGACTATACGAATGCCCTTGCCAGTGCGCAGCGGGGACTCGCGTTGGCGCGCCAGGTGGGCGCCCGGCTGGGCGAGGCGAACGTGCTCAAGGCCATCGGCGACGTGCAGCAATTTCGTAAAGACATGGAGGGAGCGTTGGCGTCGTATGGGGAGGCGCTGGCGCTGTTCCGGCAGGTGGGCGACCGGCTGGGCGAGGCGAACGTGCTCAAGGCCATCGGCGACGTGCAGCAATTTCGTGACGACCGGGAGGGAGCGTTGGCGTCGTATGGGGAGGCGCTGGCGCTGTTCCGGCAGGTGGGCGCCCGGCTGGGCGAGGCGAACGTGCTCCAGGCCATCGGCGACGTGCAGCAATTTCGTGACGACCGGGAGGGAGCGTTGGCGTCGTATGGGGAGGCGCTGGCGCTGTTCCGGCAGGTGGGCGCCCGGCTGGGCGAGGCGAACGTGCTCAAGGCCATCGGCGACGTGCAGCAATTTCGTAAAGACATGGAGGGAGCGTTGGCGTCGTATGGGGAGGCGCTGGCGCTGTTCCGGCAGGTGGGCGACCGGCTGGGCGAGGCGAACGTGCTCAAGGCCATCGGCGACGTGCAGCAATTTCGTAAAGACATGGAGGGAGCGTTGGCGTCGTATGGGGAGGCGCTGGCGCTGTTCCGGCAGGTGGGCGACCGGCTGGGCGAGGCGAACGTGCTCAAGGCCATCGGCGACGTGCAGCAATTTCGTGACGACCGGGAGGGAGCGTTGGCGTCGTATGGGGAGGCGCTGGCGCTGTTCCGGCAGGTGGGCGACCGGCTGGGCGAGGCGAACGTGCTCCAGGCCATCGGCGACGTGCAGCAATTTCGTGACGACCGGGAGGGAGCGTTGGCGTCGTATGGGGAGGCGCTGGCGCTGTTCCGGCAGGTGGGCGACCGGCTGGGCGAGGCGAACGTGCTCGCCGCGTTGGGGAAATTGGAGCTGACTCGCGGTCAACCCATCCAAGCCCAAATTCTACTACACGAAGCTGTCCAGATTTACGAAGCGATTGGCTCTCGCTATTCGATTGCGGCCCAAACTGGCAACTATGGTTGGACGCTGCGCAGAATCGGCCAGGCAGAACAGGCGCGCCCTTATTTGCGGCAGGCAGCGGAGTTGTTCGAGCAGATGGGCCTAAACGACTATGCGCAGCGTCATCGGCAAGCCGCTGAGAGCGGGGATCAAATGGCACGCCTCCTGCAGCAGTGGCAGCCAATCCTGGAGACTTTGGCGGCCGCCGTGCAGGGCGACGACGGCGCCCGGCGCGAGTTCCTGTCTCGCAT